A window of Candidatus Bathyarchaeia archaeon genomic DNA:
TCACCTTGATAAACGAGTTGTTGGCTGGCAGATCACCCTCGTGTTCACCTTCAATGAACGCTATCGGCTTAACGTTCAGTATATCAGCGATCTTAACGGTCTGGGCTTCACGCCATGTCCCAGCGTGCGGCAGCAATATTAGATTGAAGCTCTGCCACCCCTGATCTATATAGCGGTACCTTATGTTGGGCTCCAGCTTATACGGGATGTGATGCGCGTAGGGAGGGCTTCTCAAAACCGTTAGCCTCACTTCAGAGCCAATAACGCTGCAGCTATATTTACAGTCGTTACATATGCTTAAACCATAAACCATTTCTTTCCCGTGAATGTTCTCCGCGTACCCGGTCACATCAACCCAGCTCTGGATAGGCTCCTCCTCGCCGTTACATGGGCGAACTATGTGCCCGTATGGGATAGAATGGGTTGTAACAGGCTCTTTAACACCTACCGGGAAGCTTAATTTAAGCATTTTATGCTGCTCCTGCCAATTAAGCGAAGCTTTAATCTCAATGTAGGGTAGCTCCCTGTATAGCGAGATATACGTTCGCATTAATGAATCGTTATATTTATTTTCGATGCGGAGCGTTGCGCGGGCATCCCCGCTCTCTTCTAAACTCACCTCAGCATCCTTAAAGGCTCCTATCACTTCATCAAAAACTGTTACTCCGTGGCTCCAGGTATCGCTCAGATCCCTAATAACTATGGGCACATAAGCGTCTCCGCCGAAAACCTTAACACCATTAACCTTATCGTATAGCCTACTAATATATCCTGTTGACGGATCAACCTCCAGCCTAAACCATTTATTCTCAAGAGCATTTTCCGAAGCGTACATCTCGTCTTTATGGAGATGAGCGCTTCTCCCAGACGTATTATAGTAAACCCTATAGCCTAAAGCCGGCGCTTCAGCGATGAAAACTATTCTTTGACGCCAATCCCCAACGTTCGCGGATGATTTTATCCTCTGCATAGGTATGGTCCGCCCATAACAGTCTACTAATCCGCCTTCGCCGTCGACGCCTTCAACCTCAACTGGGAAGCGTATCCCCCAAGAATGGGGGTTAAAGACTATTATAGGTGTGCCGGGGCCTCTAGTGTCAATTTTAGATGATAGCTTTTGAATCGCGTTATTAAGCACCGCGCTTCCCTCGCTTAGGACCTCGCCATGCATGTTGCGCACATCTTCATATGCTTCAGCTATAGATGTTCCAGCCAATATATCGTGAAACTGAGCGAAAAGCAGTTTTCTCCAAGCTTTCGTAAGCGTCTCACGCGGATAGCTCCTCTTAAACAACACGTATGTTAAGACAGCAGCTTTCTCAGCTGTGCATAACAGGTTCTCCGCTAAACGGTTGTTTCGCTTAACTTCGGAGTGAGCCGAGTAGCAGCCGCTCGCATGATGCTGCAGCTCGCCGCGAAAAACCGGTAGCTGAACATTCTTCTCAACTATTTTCTTGAAAAACATGTTTGGTGAGCTGAACACTACTTTTGGCAGATCCCCTCTTCTGCTCGCCTCAAATATGCCCATAATGTCTTCCCTGGCAGGTCCGCCCCCATGGTCTCCTCTACCGTAAAAACACATATAGTCTTCTAGAGGGGGCTTAATTATCTCCATGAACTTTTCAATGCGGTTGAGTATGTCGCCATCAGTCGTGTAAGAGAACGGTATTCTGTAGCAGAGGACTTTTGAGCCATCCGGGCTCTCCCACCAGAAAACTTCTCCCGGAACCTCCTTATTCTCGTAGGCGTTTGGACGCATGAAAACATAGCTTTTTAAACGGCACTTAGCGAGGATTTGGGGCAGCATAGCATTATGTCCAAAAGAATCAATATTGTAGCCAACCTCAGCCATCAAGCCGAACTTCTCTTTAAAGTATCTCTGGCCGTAGAGGGCTTGTCGGATAAAGCTCTCGCCGCATGGTATATTGCAGTCGGGTTCGATCCACCATCCGCCGACTATTACCCAGCGCCCAGCTTTAACCATCTGCCTGATTTCCTCGAACATTTCTGGCTCTATGCTCTCAATCCACTCGTAAAACGCCGCTGAAGAGGAAGTGAAGATAAACTCCGGAAACTCCTTCATAAGGTTTAGAATGTTTCTAAACGTTGATCTGACAACTTGGCATCCTTCCTGCCATCCCCATAGCCACACTGGGTCTATGTGAGAGTTCCCAATCATATGTATGGTGAAATTTTTAATATCCTCTCCAGAAACCTTACTTATGGCCAACAGCGGGTCACCTACCCATAAAGTATCGTGCAAGACGCATAAAATTCTTTAAGCATTAATGGCGAATATTTTATATTTGTCATCTCAGGTAAGGGGAGTGATTGTACTGCGGAATGAAACACTAATATATATTGATGGGAAATATTACCCTAAAGATGAGGCTAAAATCTCCGTTTTCGATCACGGCTTCCTGTACGGGGATGGGGTTTTTGAGGGCATACGCGCCTACGATGGCATAGTATTTAAGCTCAGGGAGCACATAGACCGCCTATATAATTCGGCTCACGCTATAATGCTGGACATACCGTTAACAAAGGAGGAGATGATTGAGGCCGTCCTTGAAACATTGAGGAGAAACGATCTCCGAGACGCCTACATACGGCTCGTGGTAACTAGGGGTGTTGGGGATCTAGGCTTAGATCCGAGGAAATGCGCTAGGCCTTCAATCATAATTATAGCCGTCCCTCTGCTTAGGCTATATGACGAAGAGAAGCGTAGAAAGGGCATAAGCATGATAGTGTCTTGGATTAGGAGGGATCCCGTGGATGCGACATCCCATGAGATAAAATCCCTAAACTACTTGAACAGCATATTGGCGAAGATCGAGGCGAACAATGCTGGAGCCGACGAGGCGCTAATTTTAGATGCTAACGGATATATCTGCGAGGCGACTGGCGAAAACATA
This region includes:
- a CDS encoding glycoside hydrolase family 38 C-terminal domain-containing protein; the protein is MAISKVSGEDIKNFTIHMIGNSHIDPVWLWGWQEGCQVVRSTFRNILNLMKEFPEFIFTSSSAAFYEWIESIEPEMFEEIRQMVKAGRWVIVGGWWIEPDCNIPCGESFIRQALYGQRYFKEKFGLMAEVGYNIDSFGHNAMLPQILAKCRLKSYVFMRPNAYENKEVPGEVFWWESPDGSKVLCYRIPFSYTTDGDILNRIEKFMEIIKPPLEDYMCFYGRGDHGGGPAREDIMGIFEASRRGDLPKVVFSSPNMFFKKIVEKNVQLPVFRGELQHHASGCYSAHSEVKRNNRLAENLLCTAEKAAVLTYVLFKRSYPRETLTKAWRKLLFAQFHDILAGTSIAEAYEDVRNMHGEVLSEGSAVLNNAIQKLSSKIDTRGPGTPIIVFNPHSWGIRFPVEVEGVDGEGGLVDCYGRTIPMQRIKSSANVGDWRQRIVFIAEAPALGYRVYYNTSGRSAHLHKDEMYASENALENKWFRLEVDPSTGYISRLYDKVNGVKVFGGDAYVPIVIRDLSDTWSHGVTVFDEVIGAFKDAEVSLEESGDARATLRIENKYNDSLMRTYISLYRELPYIEIKASLNWQEQHKMLKLSFPVGVKEPVTTHSIPYGHIVRPCNGEEEPIQSWVDVTGYAENIHGKEMVYGLSICNDCKYSCSVIGSEVRLTVLRSPPYAHHIPYKLEPNIRYRYIDQGWQSFNLILLPHAGTWREAQTVKIADILNVKPIAFIEGEHEGDLPANNSFIKVSHDNIVVSAIKMHEDSENIILRCYESYGAETTVEINFMLLGKRWTTTFKPHEIKTFLVPVGEGNVKETDMLEFIEE
- the ilvE gene encoding branched-chain-amino-acid transaminase, which encodes MSSQVRGVIVLRNETLIYIDGKYYPKDEAKISVFDHGFLYGDGVFEGIRAYDGIVFKLREHIDRLYNSAHAIMLDIPLTKEEMIEAVLETLRRNDLRDAYIRLVVTRGVGDLGLDPRKCARPSIIIIAVPLLRLYDEEKRRKGISMIVSWIRRDPVDATSHEIKSLNYLNSILAKIEANNAGADEALILDANGYICEATGENIFIIKDGKLYTPPRSSGALPGITASVVKRIAAKLGYEVIERNITVTELYSADEVFLTGTGAEIMPVREVNKRRIGKGEMGPITEKIFEEFMRVVRDPNEGTPIYR